Proteins from a genomic interval of Scomber scombrus chromosome 11, fScoSco1.1, whole genome shotgun sequence:
- the LOC133990395 gene encoding CTD small phosphatase-like protein isoform X1, with amino-acid sequence MDHMSIITQVSNPKEEEIISYNQEKASQSNSSLKKQRSRSIFSSFFCCFRNYNVEQPPANTNTSSLPPPVEENGSPPKCDQVEVIPVPSPPAKYLLPEMKISDYGKKCVVIDLDETLVHSSFKPISNADFIVPVEIDGTVHQVYVLKRPHVDEFLQKMGELFECVLFTASLAKYADPVADLLDQWGVFRERLFRESCVFHRGNYVKDLSRLGRELSNVIIVDNSPASYIFHPENAVPVQSWFDDMNDTELLDLLPFFEGLSKEEEVYGVLQNLRSR; translated from the exons CGTCCCAGTCAAACAGCAGCCTAAAGAAGCAGAGGAGCCGCAGcatcttcagctcgttcttctgCTGCTTCCGCAACTACAATGTGGAGCAGCCGCCCGCCAACACCAACACCAGCTCTCTGCCTCCACCTGTTGAGGAGAATGGATCCCCTCCCAAG TGTGACCAGGTCGAGGTCATCCCTGTCCCTAGT CCACCAGCCAAATACCTCCTACCAGAGATGAAAATATCTGACTATGGCAAAAAGTGTGTTGTGATTGACTTGGATGAAACGCTCGTCCACAGCTCGTTCAAG ccaatcagcaaTGCTGATTTTATTGTTCCAGTGGAGATCGATGGTACCGTTCATCAG GTGTATGTGCTGAAACGACCCCACGTGGACGAGTTCCTTCAGAAGATGGGAGAGCTGTTTGAATGTGTGCTGTTTACAGCCAGTCTCGCCAAG TACGCAGACCCCGTGGCAGACCTGCTGGACCAGTGGGGCGTGTTTCGAGAGCGGCTCTTCAGAGAATCCTGCGTTTTTCACAGAGGGAACTACGTTAAAGACCTCAGCCGGCTGGGACGAGAGCTCAGCAACGTCATCATCGTCGACAACTCGCCCGCCTCTTACATTTTCCACCCAGAAAACGCT GTCCCAGTCCAGTCCTGGTTTGACGATATGAATGACACAGAGCTCCTGGACCTGCTGCCTTTCTTTGAGGGACTCAGCAAAGAAGAGGAGGTTTACGGAGTACTTCAGAATCTGAGAAGCAGGTAG
- the LOC133990395 gene encoding CTD small phosphatase-like protein isoform X2, translating to MDHMSIITQVSNPKEEEIISYNQEKASQSNSSLKKQRSRSIFSSFFCCFRNYNVEQPPANTNTSSLPPPVEENGSPPKPPAKYLLPEMKISDYGKKCVVIDLDETLVHSSFKPISNADFIVPVEIDGTVHQVYVLKRPHVDEFLQKMGELFECVLFTASLAKYADPVADLLDQWGVFRERLFRESCVFHRGNYVKDLSRLGRELSNVIIVDNSPASYIFHPENAVPVQSWFDDMNDTELLDLLPFFEGLSKEEEVYGVLQNLRSR from the exons CGTCCCAGTCAAACAGCAGCCTAAAGAAGCAGAGGAGCCGCAGcatcttcagctcgttcttctgCTGCTTCCGCAACTACAATGTGGAGCAGCCGCCCGCCAACACCAACACCAGCTCTCTGCCTCCACCTGTTGAGGAGAATGGATCCCCTCCCAAG CCACCAGCCAAATACCTCCTACCAGAGATGAAAATATCTGACTATGGCAAAAAGTGTGTTGTGATTGACTTGGATGAAACGCTCGTCCACAGCTCGTTCAAG ccaatcagcaaTGCTGATTTTATTGTTCCAGTGGAGATCGATGGTACCGTTCATCAG GTGTATGTGCTGAAACGACCCCACGTGGACGAGTTCCTTCAGAAGATGGGAGAGCTGTTTGAATGTGTGCTGTTTACAGCCAGTCTCGCCAAG TACGCAGACCCCGTGGCAGACCTGCTGGACCAGTGGGGCGTGTTTCGAGAGCGGCTCTTCAGAGAATCCTGCGTTTTTCACAGAGGGAACTACGTTAAAGACCTCAGCCGGCTGGGACGAGAGCTCAGCAACGTCATCATCGTCGACAACTCGCCCGCCTCTTACATTTTCCACCCAGAAAACGCT GTCCCAGTCCAGTCCTGGTTTGACGATATGAATGACACAGAGCTCCTGGACCTGCTGCCTTTCTTTGAGGGACTCAGCAAAGAAGAGGAGGTTTACGGAGTACTTCAGAATCTGAGAAGCAGGTAG